GAAATTGTGATTGAAAATACCGAAAGCCGCTCGCAGCTTGGCAACCGCGAGAATGCGATGCGTTTGCTTAAATCGCAACTCTACGAATATGAACTCGAAAAACGCAGTGTGGCGCAAGCCAAAGTAGAAGCCGGAAAGAAAAAAATAGAGTGGGGTTCGCAAATTCGCAGTTACGTTTTTGACGACCGCCGCGTAAAAGACCACCGAACAAACTACCAAACTTCGGACGTAACAGGCGTGATGGACGGAAAAATTGACGAATTTATCAAAGCGTATTTGATGGAGTTTGGAAGAGAAACCGAGAATTAATTGATTATTAGTAACTAACGTGAGTTCGATATAAGTTTAGAATAATTGCAGTTGATTAGTATCCACTTTTTCAACATTTATTGATGGTTTCTTAGGTAAAAAGCTATAAGCAAGTAATCCCGCAATTAAGTTTGTAATAAAATTTGTAAATGAGCGATGTCTTGTATGTTCGATTTGACATATGTTTTTCAATTCATCGTTAACAGATTCAATTACAGCTCTTTTACGAAGAATTATTTTGTCTTGTAAAGGAATTTCACCACCTTTCATATTGTTCCTTAATTTGGTTACAAAATGAATTCCATCAACAAATAAAATATCTTTAAGTGCCTGGGAAATATATCCTCTATCTGCATATAATTTTCCAAATACTGATTTTATAAATGTTTCAGAATAAAGAGGTTTTCGGTCATCTACATTGCCTTGAGTTATGACAAAATTAAGTATTTCACCTTTGTCGTTGATGATAATATGTAGTTTGAATCCAAAGAACCAACCAATTGTACTTTTACCTTTGGTGGCACTTCCTAAGAAAACTTTATTCTGTTTCTCTCTTTTAATATGACAGACTTTTAGTGTCGTTGAGTCAATAAAACTGATACCGGTACATTCACCCATTCTGCACAATTTTAAGAACAGAACTAAGGGTAAAGCAACTTGTTGCTGAAGTTCTACAAAACGATTATAAGACACCAATTGAGGAAATTCCGCTGTTAAATGGTGACTAACATAAAACAGGTAGTAGTGTTTCAAATTTCTAAATCCTCCTAAATGAAAGGATATCAGAATTGTCATTACTTCACTATGTGAAAGTCTACTGGACTTATTTCTAGTCTTTTTGCCATTATCAGACTGTAAAGAGCGTTTCTTGAATGATTTATCAAATTCTTTTGAAAAATCATCGCATAAATAAAAAATTTCTGTAATTTCGTTAATGGTTAGCATAGTGATGAATTTAGTTATTTGTTTGTATTTCAACACTATAAATATAATAATTATATCTGAATTATGCTAACTGTTTTTAATCTTTCTTATATCGAACTCACGTTAACTAGTTTAAAATTAACATCCACAAATCTTAAAAAGTCTGCAAAAATGCAGACTTTTTTGTTGTAAATAGTGTTTACTCAAAAATAAGAATGCGTTCAAAAATTAACATCAGTTTGCCTTTTTTGTCAAATATTAATTTTTTTTTTGTGAAAAAATAATTATATTTGCAAAGATCAACTCTCCTTGGATGAAGAGATATTTCATCCCGATGTAATTTTTCTAATTACTTTTTGTCAGTATAGAAATATATTGTTTTAATCCTCTTATTGTTATGAACTTACAATTTGGATTGTATAGCATACGTGTTCATATTTAAACAGATTCGCCATCTGTATAAATAATATGAGCAAAAAATGCCCTCTTGTAGGGGCATACGTGAAAAAGGCGGAAAACTTTTTTTACAAACCAATTAAAATTGATTACTCACTTAATACCGAAACAAGAGGGCGTTTGCAAATTTAGTGATAATTTTTTATCCCAACATCTCTTTTATTGTTAAAAAGACAAGGTTGGCGTGTCTAAAAAGTGTAGTTTCAACTTTTAGGTTGCGTGAAAAAAAGAGCGGTATTCCTGAAAAGCTTTAAGAGAGTAGGGGAAAAATAATTATATTTTAACTATTATGAAAAAAATTATATATATACTAATAGCTATAATATCAGCATCATTTCTTGCTTGTGAGAATAATAAAATAATAAATGAAGAAACAGTCAGTGAAATTAATCCTAACAATTTATACGCCAAAACACAATTTAACTTTGATATGAAAGATTTTGCCATGGCGGTAAGTAAAGCTGTTAATACAAACAAATCATTTCGTAAATTGATAAAAGAAGAAGCAATGAAACAATTCGATGGAGATTACGATATTCTTTTATCCAATATTATTGAAAAATCAGTAGCACATAACGATGTAGATGAAGGAATAAATACACCTAATAAAGTGAAAGCCAATTTTAGGGTAAAGGATTTGCTTGAAGACGCTTTTTATACACTCAATAAGGAAAATAAGTTGGAAAGTACGAGAGCAAAAACTATTGTAAAAAGAATGGATTCTCGACAATTAACAGCAGCGTCTAGCTCCGCTTTAATAGACGAGTTATCAGAAGAATATCCTAATTTACAAATATCTGTTCCAATTCACGCGGAAGATTTGGAAGATGAAAGCTATATTCCGCCTGTAGTATTTATACCTGATGAAGCGGATGAATCAACAACTGAATATCTTCCAGTTTTTGATGAAGATGGAATTACTATGATAGATGCTGTTGATGAACCTGATGATGCAGTACTAGTAATAGGGATGAATGAAAGAATATTGTTAGTAACTGAAGATGTAACTCCACCAACTCCTACAAATTTAACCGCACAAGTTAAAGAATATGGGATTTATTTAAATTGGATGATGCCTACCGAAACAGATGCTACCAACACCTCAGGTTATAGAATCTATAGAGCAATAGGAAACGATTTAAGCTACACTTTATTAGGTAGTGTTAAAGGGTATAGTAATAGAGAATATATAGATATAAATGTAACAAATAATGTAACATATAGAT
The genomic region above belongs to uncultured Paludibacter sp. and contains:
- a CDS encoding transposase; translated protein: MLTINEITEIFYLCDDFSKEFDKSFKKRSLQSDNGKKTRNKSSRLSHSEVMTILISFHLGGFRNLKHYYLFYVSHHLTAEFPQLVSYNRFVELQQQVALPLVLFLKLCRMGECTGISFIDSTTLKVCHIKREKQNKVFLGSATKGKSTIGWFFGFKLHIIINDKGEILNFVITQGNVDDRKPLYSETFIKSVFGKLYADRGYISQALKDILFVDGIHFVTKLRNNMKGGEIPLQDKIILRKRAVIESVNDELKNICQIEHTRHRSFTNFITNLIAGLLAYSFLPKKPSINVEKVDTNQLQLF
- a CDS encoding exported hypothetical protein (Evidence 5 : Unknown function): MKKIIYILIAIISASFLACENNKIINEETVSEINPNNLYAKTQFNFDMKDFAMAVSKAVNTNKSFRKLIKEEAMKQFDGDYDILLSNIIEKSVAHNDVDEGINTPNKVKANFRVKDLLEDAFYTLNKENKLESTRAKTIVKRMDSRQLTAASSSALIDELSEEYPNLQISVPIHAEDLEDESYIPPVVFIPDEADESTTEYLPVFDEDGITMIDAVDEPDDAVLVIGMNERILLVTEDVTPPTPTNLTAQVKEYGIYLNWMMPTETDATNTSGYRIYRAIGNDLSYTLLGSVKGYSNREYIDINVTNNVTYRYYVIAYNDYQTSEKSNYINITPSRPNAPISFSVDPEALNIIKLSWTFAPEEYNGKVNIYKRQMGISISYGSPIASLQMPADEYFDTSITPGQKVEYKIERETATGKSLIKYDFIHVPYRDISKNSKVFIRKLKFSDIGKIESWWKGAPEFSIKALGINGNSTVEIGNFFIRLKNRDNNSWTTVPNNKGTVTYNWKPENSRWYDCISFYFVEWDGGGTIFNPWDNLTLMGQKFAKVYETDKTSKEVKGALEMLEVTGELIKELYQEGDEKIGYVHLNYYDNPKGEYSTNSAEKGGVLTVQFSDVE